From a region of the Arachis ipaensis cultivar K30076 chromosome B09, Araip1.1, whole genome shotgun sequence genome:
- the LOC107615593 gene encoding uncharacterized protein LOC107615593 — translation MKKVRWEECKSINLSNEEGLKEECFIHSEHDEGKPRKDVREIEEMSSPEQRKEQKEKEYLEPFVPQAPFPHRLKGSEEDRSYSRFLDIFATLSVNISFIKILQQMPMYIKCMEELLTKKGTLKGGQIVIMNKECSTLIKKDILMKKKDPGSFHIPCAIGETKIDKGFCDLGASINVMPLSLMKKLQINELRSTDVIVQLADKTQKKAEGLIENVLVKVENYFLPTDFVVLDMEESYLHPIILGRPFLATGKSLIDVEQGKLILRIHDEQLTFQAFKPVHESEQESKELKEEHIESLLKENRNEPQGQHLELSLIDKK, via the coding sequence ATGAAGAAGGTAAGGTGGGAAGAATGCAAGTCAATCAATCTAAGCAATGAAGAAGGTCTGAAGGAAGAATGCTTCAtacactcagagcatgatgaggGAAAACCAAGGAAAGATGTAAGGGAGATAGAAGAAATGTCTAGCCCTGAACAGAGGaaggaacaaaaagagaaagaatacCTCGAGCCCTTTGTGCCGCAAGCACCATTCCCACATAGACTCAAGGGAAGTGAGGAAGATAGGTCATATTCAAGATTCCTAGACATTTTTGCAACACTCAGTGTCAACATCTCCTTCATCAAAATTCTTCAACAGATGCCAATGTACATTAAGTGCATGGAAGAACTGTTGACCAAGAAAGGAACCTTAAAAGGGGGACAAATAGTGataatgaacaaggaatgtagtacCCTCATCAAGAAAGACATACTCATGAagaaaaaagatccagggagttttcatattCCATGTGCCATAGGAGAGACAAAAATTGACAAAGGATTCTgcgacttaggagccagcataaatgtgatgcctctatcTCTCATGAAGAAGTTACAAATCAATGAGCTGAGATCCACGGATGTAATCGTCCAATTGGCAGATAAAACTCAGAAGAAGGCTGAAGGGCTAATTGAAAATGTATTGGTGAAAGTAGAAAACTACTTCCTCCCCACTGATTTTGTTGTTCTGGACATGGAGGAAAGCTACCTGCATCCCATTATTCtggggagaccatttctagcAACTGGAAAATCTCTCATTGATGTAGAACAAGGAAAATTGAtattgagaatacatgatgagcaGCTCACTTTCCAGGCCTTCAAACCCGTGCATGAATCTGAGCAAGAGAGCAAGGAATTAAAGGAAGAGCACATTGAGAGTCTCCTAAAGGAGAACAGAAATGAACCACAGGGGCAGCATCTGGAGCTCTCCCTGATTGATAaaaaataa